Sequence from the Psilocybe cubensis strain MGC-MH-2018 chromosome 10, whole genome shotgun sequence genome:
CCGTCTGCAAGTGGAACATCAAGCTCGCTTGCTGTATCAGAGGATTGTATGCTATTGATTTTGGATCTGTTGTTTGGCAGTTAATCTTAGCATCACCCCAGGTCTTTTTATCAACGTGGTGAAACCTGCAAAGATTCCTTCCGGCAAGGCACTTCCTGTTTTATTCGTGAGTATTTGTCTTCGATCTTGAATATTATGGCATTACGTCTAACTTCGATACATCAGTGGATATATGGAGGTTCGTTGTATTCCTCTCAAAATTCGACCCATTCTGTATAAGTCAAACCCCACAATGAGGTGGATTCCAAGTTGGGGATACCTCGCTTAATCCAGGAAATACCGTAGTCTCGCGTTCAATTGCCTTAGACGAACCGGTTGTATATGTATCGGCGAATTACCGCCTCAGTGGTCGGAATTTTCTTTTCGTTACACTCTTTTTACTTTGCCTAATGGCACAAATTTACCTGTAGCCCTTGGTTGGCTGGCTGGAAAAGAAGTCAAGGAGGCTGGAATCGGAAATGCAGGGCTAAGAGATCGTGAGTTGACTTGTGTACATCTATATGCGTTGTCGCTCATATATTCTAGAACGCTTTGCCATGAAATGGGTCCAGGATCACATAAGACATTTCGGAGGCGACCCTAATAGGGTAACGATGTAACTTTTTCAAGATTACTTTCACCATACCATGGATGACCTACTTATTTTGGAATTTTATAGTTGGGGAGAAAGTGCGGGTGCTATCTCAGTAGGCGCCCACATCGTTGTGAATGACGGCAATCCTACCGGGCTATTCCACGGAGCAGTAATGGTATATTCCATGACCTTCATCGATTCAGCTTCCGTTTTCATCACACAAACTTATACAGGAATCTGGCTCCCCACTTCCTACCGTGGACATTACCACCAAACAACCTGTCTTTGAACAGCTTTTGGCTAACACCGGGTGTACAGGGAGTGCTGACCCTATTGCATGCCTGAGAGCGGTCCCGTTCGACGTATTAGGGGATGCTATGAATTTATCTGACAGTCTATTTTCATTTGCAAGCCGGATAATCCCGTGGCAACCAACAGTGGATGGAGATTTTATCAAAAGAGATCCTCAAGTTTCTATTCAAAAAGGGTTATACGCAAAGGTATGGGCTTCTACTTTTCTGACTTTTTTGAAGCGTCCACACGGTTATTAATATTGTTAGGTCCCCTTCATTACGGGGGATTGCGACGACGAAGGAACGTGAGTGTTATTTATCACATAGGAAAGCTTGACTTTGGCCAACCTTCTGACGTCCTCTTAAAGACTGTTCTCACTGTCCAACACGAATATCACGTATGTATTCCTACTTCATGGGTAGCATGAGCTCAAATAAGGAAAACTGTTTAAAGCACCAACGAAGAATTCTTGTCTTATATGGAAAACATGTTTGTACATTCCAATTCTTCTTTATATCAATGAGACGCTGAGAATGTGCGTAGCTATTTTCGAGGTCTGGTATCCCAGGAACAGTTGGCCGAGGTCGCCGCAGCATATCCTGAAAATGTCACCTTGGTACGAGTTAGTTGCTTTTAGACGCCCTTGATGCTAAATAGGATTACTGGTTTGATAGGGTTCTCCATTCGATACTGGGACCGCCAACGCAATCACGTATCGTGTTTCTCCGTCCCCTTTGATTATCTAACCTGAGAACCATGGATAGGCCAGAGTTCAAGCGCATGGCGTCAGTTTCAGGTGACCTGTTCTTCCAAGCTCCCCGTCGGTTCTTCTTGCAGACCGCTTCAAAGACCCAGTCTACTTATGCCTTTTGTAAGCTCATTGTAGCGAAACAATTGTCTTTCGCTGACCTCGCACAAGTATTCAAACGTGGAAAATCCATCCCCATTCTAGGAGCGTCCCACGGAACTGATATTCCCGAGTTTTATGGAACTGGAACAGACCCCGACTTCATTGGCACAGATGGACTAGGTACTTGTTGTGACCATTTTTCGATAGCGCAAGGAAAGCTCACCTGCTTCATAGTCAATTTCGCAAACACGGGGAACCCATCGCTTCCCAAAAACCCTATTAGCCTCCTCTCCGCCGTTGACTGGAAACCCTGGAGCTCCT
This genomic interval carries:
- a CDS encoding putative secreted lipase (putative secreted lipase ARB_02369), giving the protein MGKRRLPCITNDHTRLWLLLLIAYLGRVTATTFIDGSSSIVKLNYGSFQGSVAGELEMFLGMPFAAPPIGNLRFAPPEPPIPFNGVRQATTFGSACFQQVQPSINISASPAVTPPITPGLFINVVKPAKIPSGKALPVLFWIYGGGFQVGDTSLNPGNTVVSRSIALDEPVVYVSANYRLSALGWLAGKEVKEAGIGNAGLRDQRFAMKWVQDHIRHFGGDPNRVTIWGESAGAISVGAHIVVNDGNPTGLFHGAVMESGSPLPTVDITTKQPVFEQLLANTGCTGSADPIACLRAVPFDVLGDAMNLSDSLFSFASRIIPWQPTVDGDFIKRDPQVSIQKGLYAKVPFITGDCDDEGTLFSLSNTNITTNEEFLSYMENIYFRGLVSQEQLAEVAAAYPENVTLGSPFDTGTANAITPEFKRMASVSGDLFFQAPRRFFLQTASKTQSTYAFLFKRGKSIPILGASHGTDIPEFYGTGTDPDFIGTDGLAQGKLTCFIVNFANTGNPSLPKNPISLLSAVDWKPWSSSPTSPPILTFLDPAPAISITSDTSREEAMNLLSRISLELDSSAGQ